In the genome of Chiroxiphia lanceolata isolate bChiLan1 chromosome 5, bChiLan1.pri, whole genome shotgun sequence, the window CCAGGAATTAAGCATAGGCTGGATACTTACAGGgattgctgctgtttgcttctGTCTTCCCAGCCTTAGCAAGTTTGGTTGagttctgctgtgctttgccttGCTCCTCTCCAGTTAGCAGGGCTTTTATTTCAGAGGGGATTTTCCCTTGGTCCATTGCCATGCACCACTGCTTGTACTGAAATATGCAAACACATTAGGCATTAGCAAACTGCCAGGATCACATTAGCAGACAAAACAGAGCTCTAATCTTTACCTTCCGGTATATTCATTTAAAGTCTGAATTTACTGAGCTGAAGCCTCTTATGAAACTGCAGAGCACTAATGAGCTAAGCACATGTCCATGGTTGCATACCTGGCCTCAGCAAATCCTGTTTCAATCAATAAACTGCTACTCAGTGGCCATACTGGACAGAATACTGTAATTATTAAACAACATGGAACACTTTGTGCAATTTCTTGCTGCTGACATGCAAGAATACCGTTCTAGTTCATGgcctattaaaaacaaatatttcacatGACTGTGCAGCTGATGGACTATTAAGAGGTCCTTTCTGATTGTGCAAGGCACAGTTGCAGCACATGTGCCTTATTCCTAGCTCCCTCAATCTTAAATTCTTCACTGCCAAACCCAGAAGCTCATCAAAAAACCTGTGGGCACCTGGCTGACTTTTCACCTGATCTTAAACCTGATTAAAACTTGTGCTGATTAGCCCTGCCTACTCAAAAAAACCTAAAGCCAGGTCAAGGCAATACCCTCAGCTCCAGTGAAATTTCAGTAGCACCTCAATACCACTGAGGAGCTGTGTCTGATTTCCAAATGAAACATTCTCTTTGGTTAACATTGCTTATTTGGCCAAGACACCCATCTTACATGTGCTGGAAAACAGGACAGCTGTGCAACCATCTATACAGAGAGCATGCCGCAAGAATCAACTTCCCCAGCAGAGAAGCAATGACACACTGTGTATGTATGTTCCCCCTTGATATATTAACACATCTCTTTCCACCATCTACCTGTTTCTACATCTGCCAAAGGttattcaaaacaaatatttcaaagacaATAGACTCAAATGCAATGGCACtttctttgcttgctttttgtTCAAAACCAGTAGATAACGTGTGACATGAAATTCATATTCTACACACCGAATAAGCTGGATGCATCTGATGTTTTGATACCTTCTGGTTAGCCAAATGCCACTGTCAGTCACCatgattttgagaaaaaatgttCATGAGCACAGGTCCCAACTAATACTGAGGATTAGGTTCAATGATAGTTTCTTACCATTTCAAGCTCTTCTCTGAGAGCGCAGATGGCTCGCTCTCTGCTTGAAACCAGTTCCTCCAGGTACTGGTACCTCAGCTTCTTCCTGGCCCTGCACTCTCTTGCACTCTGACGACTTCTTTCAAGTTTTGCCTTCAGATCTATTTTGGCCGGTTTACGACCTCGTTTGCCTGGTTTCTTTACCTTGCCTCCAACCACCTGGAAAAGAAGGGCACAATAAAGATCCTGTTCTGCAAAGGTAATGCTGTTACCATATGATTGCAACCACTCGGTGTCTCAAGAATAAAATCTTGCATATACATTCACTGATTCTgaagcaacagagaaaatatgaaTGCTGATGTATGAAGTTTTCAGTAACggcattaaaaacaaaagagagggATATGATTTCACAGTGAAGTAAGTGCTTAGGCAGTCCTGCTGTAAATGCTACTAATCTGATTTGGAGCTCCACAAGATGGCTGAGGTTGAcaaggacctctggaggtcatctggaCCAACCACTCCAGCTCAAGCAGGGCCAGCTGGGGCTAgctgcccaggaccatgtccagatgtcttttaaatatctccaagaagggagactccacaatccCTCTGGGCCACCcatgccagtgctcagtcatcCTCATAGTAAAAGAACCCAAACATTTCCTTATGTGCAGATGGACCCTCCTGTTTTGCAGTTTGTACCCACTGCCTCTGGTCCCACTTGTGTACCACTGAAGAAAGCCTGTCTCCACCTCCTTTATACCCTCCCTTTCAGGTATTTGTACacattgatgagatcccctgagccttctcctctccaggacAGATGGTCATGGCcttttcagcctttcttcacaggagagatgctccagtaCCTTCATCATCTTAAAGGCTTTttgctggactctctccagtgtCTCCATTTCTCTCTTGGACAGAGGAGGCCAGAACTAGATACAATATTTCAGATATCTAGGAGGGTATCTGGGACATTGAGGAAGCATAGTCAACTTGTAGTCAAATCAAGTTTAATATCACCAACAACTCATGCTCTAGTACTTGccagaaatattagaaaaattatattatctAGAAATATTATACTATGCagtttaacattttattttggaaaaaaaatataatcaatgCAATCCAAAACTTAGTTGTGCTGCAACCAACAGTTTCAGCCTACTCCAAATATGAAGCTTGTCAGAATTATTCACTAGCCATCTGAGCTTACTCAGGCCATGTTTCTTTCAGAGGAATCTTCTGAGGAGTTTTACTCAGTCACACCAGGTCCTacttctgctgcctctgctccatcAGTACCAAACCACTCTGGCCATGATGGCCTCCAAAACATTATTACACAGCCTGGTGTGAGTCTCCTCATGCAACCTATCAGTGTTCAACTCTCCCTGTACCTAATTTAGATCTCCCTTCCAGAAACAGAACTCCCTAGTTTCTTGCCCTACGGAATGCAGATTTTGCAAtaattttcccctcttctttgtGCCTCCTTTTTAAGAGGTCTGAAAGCTTCTCTTGccacaattaaaataaattttttaaaaaaggaatagtTTCCTCTGTGTTTACTCTATGCTTCCCCACCCAAATATTTTACTCTTAGCACGGGAGCATGGCACAAGAAAGTTTTAAACAGGCTCTGAAGCTTATTTCACTGGTCATTGGGTCGTATCACACTGTAAGCATTACATAAGCCACACACCCCAGCTCCCCTCTGAAGTGAGGATTTCTCTTTATTTGCATTCTAACCACACTGTTTGAATGGAGGGGGTGTGGAGAAACACaattaacacacacacacacacctgcatAGAAGAATTTCACTGCTGCTTAGTATTTCACCATACTGTATACAGACAGGACTTTTTCTAATAGGCAGTGATCAAAATATCagagttcaaaataaaaaaaaaggcacttttacTGTGTAAtgctacaaaataaataattttcaatattcAAAGAAGTCACTTGTTCTACAAACTTAGCAGGCTGTAATAAAAACAATTCACTAGGGTGAATTGATCTGCtagaatgaagagaaaaaaaggactaTACAATTCAGCCTATTCTTTCTTTGGAAAGTGAGACAACAATCACATGCCAACATAATCCTACCCCCTCTGTATTGCCTCTCCTAATTTATTCAGGAGTAGCAAGCTATCATAAGCAAATGAAGGAACAGAAAGTACTTAATGGACATCTATGATAATGAAACAAACACTACAttcagaagagcaaagaaaacaaatcaagctCTTTTACACTATAACGGCTGAATACAGTTTGAATAATCCACTCACTCCACCAAGTACTTCAATTCTTGAAGACTTTTAGCACCTGAAGCTTTTCTGTGCCAGTGCAAGGTAGTTCAAAGTAAATCTTTGAATTCAAGAGCTAGATAAGGTCTTGTAGAGAGGTACACTCCAGCTCTCTTAAAAAACCTTTGCCACTGAGTTCTGACCCTCTAGAAGTAGAGTGAGCTAGCTTTTAAGGCTGGAGCCCCAGCACACCCCACACTGGTGTATGAACAAAACAACTCGAGTCTTAGTCCAGCACAGGAGCAGTCACAGCCATGCCCTTTCACCACAATGTCAGGCAGGTGAATAGTTCCCACCACCCTGTTTCTCACACACAGCAAGTTAAAGACTGCTTAGCACATTGCAAATGCATCCTGGATCCACCATTACCAATGAATTGCTTTCCCTTTAGTTACTCCAGAGAGCTTTCTACAGATTGGTGTACTAATTGCTCTCTCTCCAAGATCTTTTACCACTGCAGTAATCCTGCACACAAGCTCTCTTATGGCAGGAAAAAGGCTTGTACCTTTTGGGGTTTTGACCCTAATAATGTGACTTCACACCATCCCTAAAGAACTCATACTGTCTTTATGGCTCCTGGAGTTCACCATACAATTAAGTATCACACTGCAAAGTTGGTTTGGTAAGCCATTTAATCAAATCctgcatcatcatcatcactttTCCTTTATCAATATTTAAAAGCTCCTGCTGTAATCTTAAGCAAcccagctggagaaaaaaaggcctGGGAAATCCTTTGCCCCCATCCAACATTACCATATCCCCCTGGCTTCCAAGTCATGTTTGCCTACTCAGTTGCTATGCTGATGTGAcagaaagaagacaaagcaGAAGTGATAGTTGATGTTGAACATGGCAACAGACCAAGAAACAAGCAGGGAAACATTTTTTGTCCCTTTGTATTCCTCTGGAGTTTATAAAGGGATGTGATCTATTAGCATTCAGCAGTAggaatctggttttttttccagagtcaTGAGTCATAAGCAATCAAGACCCAGAACAACATCAATTATAAAATTTGACATAGAAATATTAGTAATGACATGCATTAGTTAGATGTATGACCAAGCCCCACTTCAGTTCGCTCAGacttcagaaaatggaaaaacataaTTCTTTCCCCaaggtacatggtgtgattcttggggtgtcctgcgcagggccaggagttggactggatgatcctgatgggtcctttccaactcagaatactctatgattctaagattttctttttaatacagtaCCTAGATCATAACCTAATTCTTATCTGCCATCAGTGTTCAACCACAAAGTTATGTGACCTGGAATTGGAAATAGCTGCAATTACTTGACCTGACATAGAAAATCCCTCacatttctggatttttttattagaagGATACAGCAGCTACAAAAGCACTTCCAGAATGCATGACAGAGAGTCCTCCTTAGGAAGGAGATGCATACATAATACAGTTACTAGCACTCACAACCCTGAGGAACTGAGCCCCTCGGATGGAAGATTTTGATAAAGTGGCCTCATTGTGACATCTGCAGGTTTTAAACAATTCGGCAGATTAAAACAACACTATCTGAAGTGTCAAAGCAACACTGATCACATTGACCAGTTCAGcattttccagcagctcagagtTCATTCACCAATAAATCAGCAGTTCTACCAAACAGTAGTCGAGATCCAGCTCAAAGAATCGTCTTAAGTGGACTCTTCATTGCATTAGCAGCTGAAGGTACAGGTGTGCAGAATTTAACTTAACATGGAGCTGATGACCATATACAGAATTTacataaaactgtaaaaattattagtaagaaataaaacctaagTGCTGCATTacagcagagggagaggaatcTATTCACGCTGGCAAACATTTTCTCaaaatcagaaagcaaatgaagtTAGTCACAAGTCTGCTAATAAAGACGAAGTTTTCTGATCTTCCAATTCAAAGCATACCATTTACAGCAGCAGTACAAAACCCAGCTGGAAAGTATGCTTGTTATTCCTCCCTTGCATGACATTTTATATGCTTAACATAGATTTAACTTTCACTAGCAGACAAAATGCTTCCCATAACGATCCAAAAATGTAAGATACTATTTAGTGAGCAAACACTTTGTCTTAAACTGGTATGTCAATAGACATCTATCTTAAAACCCTAATGATACAAAGTGATTAACGCACTAAGAATGTAATCTTTTGTACAAATGTATAAAGACTGTCTTTGCTGCAATGtctatttaaaaaagcataagCTAGGAATAAATATCAAGTGTTTTCATAAGGTGTTACACAGGCACCCAGAAGTAAAGATTAAGGTTCAGGGCAGCAATCAACCAGATACCACCTTCCTGCTCAAGAGGTGAGAgtcctcctcttctcccagggaaggacCTACAGCCTCACCCATGGAAGCATGTCCACCAACGTGCTGTACACATTCTGCCAGTTCACAGTAACAGAAGCCAGGCACTTCTTTAAACCTGTCTCTCTTAGAGTTCAGAAGAGACACAGGGATGGTCAGCTAACTCTACCATGTATAGCCTCCTAGTTCATTgcaacagtgaaataaaactgcTCTAGCTATTTTATAGGGTTTAAGCTCATCCATTTTACTCATTCATTGAAAATATGAGCAGACGTGCCATCTGAGCAATGCCAAGCAGCACCTTCTTAAAACATCTAATGACTTAAAATTGCTCATATAAAATTATAAccaaaggttttattttgccaAGCAAGCAGCAGTGAGAATGCTTTATATTCAGATATGATCCTGGGTGGAAAATTTCTCCAGCACATTGCAAATCTACATATTCTGAAAAAGCTCTGCAGGGTGAAAACTTAGTGGCCCACCTCCTTAACAGCTGAAGTCACTCCACACTAGCTCTCAGTCCCTGCTGTGGCATTCAAAGCATAACCCAGAGTAGGCTCCAGGATTGCCTGGGAGATCACTCTCTCTGTGATCCTTGTCACACACAACAGCAAGGGCCACAGGCAGACACCTGCTATAAGACATCTCATGGATGAAGACTCATCAGGCTCTCTATTTGAAGCACACCTGCCTTACTCCCACAGTTCCTCCAAGGGACATCTGTATCCCCATAATTATGACTCAGGACCAGACATGACTGAGTATTTGATGTTTCAAAGGTAGGCTTGTAGAAAGCAATGCAACTCCTTGCGTGCAGCCTTTTGCAGTGGACCTTCCCCTGCTCTAGCACCAAGCACTCccttaaaatggaaaagctgTATGAACACCAGAGCAAGGCATCAACAGATGCTCAATCCATAAATGTAAATGCCCCATATAAACAGTTTATCTAAGGGCTTGCTTTTTCAAACTCAGGTAACACCTAAAAACACGTCAAGCTTACCTATTTGAAggcttttctttcacttcacaCATTGCAATTTTGTGGAAGTTTAGAAAAAGTCAGACTTCAAGACCAACATCCTTGCCCAAGCCCCTGGAACCAGCCTAATGAAGAGCAAACAATCTGAGCTGGAGACCTGGCTTTAAACAGCCACTGCTTCTTTTACAAGATTAAAGGAATTTGCTTCTTCATTTAGAGGACGCAGCAATTTATTTACAAGCAAAAGAAAGTCAACAACCAAGAACCAATCCCTTCAAAGTTGAGAAGGTGAGATTGAGATCTGCTCTCTCAAAAATCTGAAGAATGGACCTGTCTATTGTCATCAGAACTGGGTAACAAAAGGTTTTCCTAAGCCTTCCTTTGTATATCCAACACATGTAAGTATCTGCCTTGAACTaacaaggcttttaaaaatactgttggGTGCATTTCATTGAATTTTCATTCCCCTTCAAAAAAAGCAATCAGTTACTACACTCCACTGCTAATATTAAGAATGATGCACTATacatttttcctccccaaatcccactttaaattaaaaaataacatttaaaatatatttgtctccaaaatgcacttttttcttaaaggtcAACCTAATCATTTGGTTCAgttcaatttatttttgaagaaaaatacatttcatctaaactttttaaaaactaaagcTATCTTTTCCATACAAGGCAAGAATATTTGTAATAATAGAGGGTAAACCCAAtgggttttggtggtggtttggtttttgtttgcttggttttaatttcactgGAATAACAAAAGTGATCTGAtgttaaaacctttttttatttctcatttccagcTATAAACTGAAAAGTTAATTACCCAAATAAGTATTGCCAGAGCATTCCCTATAAAAACTTCCAAAATTAATACAAAAGATTGCAGTTAGCTatataaaactttattttaatggtTTCCAACTAGAGTTATCAGCtaacaaaaatatgcaaaatactTCTTACCCTAGTTCAAACTCTCTGCTTCCCAAtgtatataataaataataagttATATGTAGTCTTCCAAACTAACAAAGTAATTTCACCTATAAACATTGAAACTACTATAAGAGttcctcctttttcctgtgtttaaatACTTCAGAGGTGCACAAGTGTTGTTTTAACAGGAATTAATTGCCAAGGAACAGCTACATCACTAAACTCTTTCCCTTACACAATCAATAGGTCAAACTACAGCAAGAAGTGAGACCAGTACCTGAACAAGCCTTAGTTTCAAGTAAGGTCTACAGCAGAAAAGAAGGTCAtattttggggttggtttggattttttttgtgtgcataaTTTAAGAACATCCTTCAGATGGTTACTTCACTACTAATGAAATTTAGTTGTCTCTGTTCTTACAGGGAAATTCCTTTCATAGTTGTTCAGTTCACAGACAACACTCCAATTAGGCAGGCCAACTCCCTCAATAAGGAGGAAAGCATGACTCAGTGGAATTTTTAGGAGATTTCAAGGACACGATGGCTCAAGGTGTAAGACCGCAGCGGCTACAAAATGAGGTATAAATACTGCTTACCTCATCCTGACACAGCAACCTGCAATGGAAAGAGCCCTCCCAAGAGAAATGGCAACTCGGATGGAGTCACCAAACCCTCAGGGCAACCTTTAGTCTCTCGACTTGCCCTAGCCCACGTCTGGGGCTCTACGGAAACACCAGAACTAGCATCCAAGAGCTGcaaccaaaggaaaagaagggggCAACCCCTCCTTCCTGGCGGCTGCAGCGACCAGAACCCTTCGAGAGGAGATTTCAGCAGGCTCCTTGCACCAAGAGCCTCGCCGGCTGCCCTCAGTTTCGGCTCCAAGGTGGGCCCCCCAAGCCCCTACCTTGCTGTCATCCATGTGTGCCGCCACGAGTCCGCCGCGCCGCAGCCCGAGCCCGGCAGAGCCGCCGCCCGTCCGCAGCGCCGGCGGACAGACAGCCGACACTCAGGACACCTCAGGACCGCCCGCGGCCTTCGCCATCACTCGCCGCCCTGTTTGTTTACAGCCGACGGGCGCGAGGGCGCCGGCAGAGCGGTGCGCGGTGGGAAGTGTAGTCttgcccggccccgccgccttTGGCTACTGCTCCGCTGGGGGCAAGAAGAACCACAACTCCCAGCAGGCCCAGCGGAGAGAGAAGCGGTGATTGGCCCTCGCCTATCTAAGCGGGGGGACTACATTTCCCAGGAGGCCCCGCAGCAGCTTAATTTGTTGTTTCGTCagtttttggcctttttttctAATGCGCCGTCCCACGGCAGCTCACCGGCCGCCTCGGTGGCTCTGTGTCGATGaccaggggctggtgggggctGCCCGTCCGACCCTGCGTACGGGCTCTCGAGCTCTGAGCCCTAAATCGAACCCCAGTTTTGCTGCTCCTGTGACCGCCCCCAGTGCCTCCGTGTCCCCGCCggcagctctgccctcaccGGCCCCTGGTCAGCGTTACAGAGCCGCGGGCTTGGCAGCTGAGCAGCCGTGTAATGGCTTGAGCAttagataaacaaaaaaataacccaaaccacaaaacaacaaattaagttttctgttattgtttGCCTAGCTTTATCCTAAGTGTTCCTGAAGACAGAACGATGTCTTCCAAGCCCCCTGGACACTGCATGGTGTACTGAGCTCCTCAGCTACCGCAAGGCTGAAGCAGTCCCTGTAATCCTTTGAGAATACCCCGGTTGCTCTCATTTTCCTATCGACACATGGCAGAGAATGTTAATATTGAATGCTTGATGCAAAGCCAAGCCATGCATCGTCCTGTGTCTGCCCTACCCAACAGGTCCCTTGAAATTAGCCTTCTGCTTGCTCGAAAGACACATGTAGCTCAGTGAACAATTTCATAAACATGGTCAATGTTTCAAGTTGGCAGTGAAGCCTGAAGCTAGGCATGTTTCATGTTGctgcatgtttctttttattcatgCAACTCTATTCACAGGAGTTTCCCATGACTTAATCTCTCTTACATGCAATTGTTAGGGCTAAAGGCTTTGTCATGGGATTTTCCCCCTGAATCACAGACCTTCCTCTTGGAAGGCTATGCTTTCTAGATGGCAGAGACAAAGAActttcagaagctttttttctcttatatgCTTTTCAGTCGTCAAAGACAAGGCAGTTTGCTCACTTTGTATTTGCCTGTCCAAAACCAATGAATCAGTTCTGGCAACTCCCCTCTgaaataatagcaataaaaaagCAGGGTTGATCAGTATGTTGAGCAGGAGGCGTCAGCTAATAAAGTAGCAGGAATAGCTCAATATGAGTTTGCCTAGGTTGCCTCCTGTGATCCCTCCCCTGTCTTTGCCTTCAAATTCTTCAAGAAGGTGGTGAGGTGCCTCATACCGCCTTTGGCACTATCCTGGGGCCATAAAGCTGACTTTAAAAGTTAGTTGGGGGTTTCCCCAGTGAAGGGAAATATTGAGTGGCAAAGAGCCAACATAGCTCACTTAGGCAACCCTCTGTTGCAACATGAGTAGAGGAAGGAGATTAGACAGAGCCCTGATGCTGATTCAGAAAGACCAGAATCCTTTTAACCAGCAAGTTATAGCTgcatcttttctttccactaGATTATCCCACACTACTCCTTCTGCTTTATATCACTTACAAAGCAGAGCTCTCAGCTTCAAACCAGGATAAGCACAAGTTCCCTGCCTAAGTACTTAAGAGCTTCTATATTTTAGCACAGAACAACTCGAAATAGGCATTTCAGTCTACTTTCCTACTATGGTTATGCTGTCCCCCTGGATGAATACAGACATGCAAGTTCAGTGGGAGTCTGTCAGGAAGAACAATTGTGAATAAAACCGAATattatatatatgcacatatatatagCACATAAGATTTGAAACTGATTTCAACAGCTAGAAGTAGTACTTCTTTACACAGCATATAGTGAACTCTTGGAGTTTACTGCCAATAGGACACTGTAAAGCAGAGACTACTGCAAGTTCATAAAAGGATTAGATATGTTTATGTCTCATAAAGAGGTACCAAGTGGATGTATTCTCCGTCATCCCTAATCTAACTGGCATACTGGGGATGTATGAGAGGAAGAGATGcatcagagagcagaaaaaggCCAAGTTCACATATTCTCCCTAAAAGGTGTCTCCTCTTAAGGACCAGTAGTCTGACTCAGCaggtctttttttgttgttgtctaACAGGTCACCATTTTGACCCCCAAAGATTCACAAATGATAAGATTTTTAAGTAAAACCTCCTTGGTTAAATGCAGTGTCACAAATCATCTTATGTAATAACTATTGGCAGGTTCATGCTgaaaattagttatttttattaaaagaaggGTTGTGCTTCTGAGATCCAGAGAGACTTCGAAGTATATAAATAAAGTGAGTTCAGGCAATACAGTGGCAATCGGGGTATAGTTTAAATATCACTGCTTATGTCAGTGTGACTTAAAAAGATATATAACTCACAGGGTGATTTTGCACCATGTGCTCATATTTGCAGTGATGTCAATAGATCCTTAAAGGGTGTTTATTCTCTCTAGAactggaaatgttttaatttgggCAATTCAAAATCTGTTCCTATGAGAGCCTGCCTGAAACAAGAATAAATCTTGCAATGTTTTGGTATCAAGGCTCGGCATTTTACTGAAATTGCTTCTCTGTACATTTGTGGAGTCTTTAGAGATTCAGAGCCTTTGAGATTAGTTCATTTATAGATATAAAGGCAAAGATTaagatattttcttgtttgttttccaaatataCTGAGATGCTAATTGCTTTAATAGAGATGCTAACTCATTTGCCATGGGGCAAAGACATGAACAGCTTGTCTTTCAATCCCTTGggattttagaggtctttttgTAGAACTGATagagaaattgcatttttctaCATCCTTTAATCTGACGTCCAAGAAACATTTCtggaaatacaagaaattttctgtctttcagtttgtagAGTCTGTTGATATCGAGACAGAGAACACCTTTAACTTTTTGTTTATACTCATCAGTAAAAGTATTTGTCACCAAAGagtggcaaaaaaaatttttttatttacataatattctatatcttattttttttaatataactatGGTAAAAGTATACCAgtttatttgtttggattttttttttttcagtagagaAATCAGCTATATAGTCTAAAGCTCCAGAAGACCTGGTAAATACATGAACAGCACACGCTCAGAAGCACATTGATTGATCACCTCCATTGGTgatgattaaaagaaaattctatttaaaataaaagctctttGAAAGTTGGCTTTTAAATCTAATCAGTGTTTGAAGGAAGCACAGCACATTGGAAACCTGATCTGTGACTATTTCCTATACACTGTATAATTAAATGTTGATAAGGGGTTACTCTCATATTTGCTAAATATTCTACATTATGACAAGATGAGGGCCTTCTGTGGTTGCAAATGCTTGAAGTCAGCTCTACAAGGGGAGTTCTTCCTATTTAGCTATTGCGAATGTACTTCTCAAGTAAAATGGACTCAAAATAAGATAATTTGGAATAATCAGCTTTTGTCCTGTGCATACACACACGCA includes:
- the CREBL2 gene encoding cAMP-responsive element-binding protein-like 2 isoform X1 yields the protein MDDSKVVGGKVKKPGKRGRKPAKIDLKAKLERSRQSARECRARKKLRYQYLEELVSSRERAICALREELEMYKQWCMAMDQGKIPSEIKALLTGEEQGKAQQNSTKLAKAGKTEANSSNPFFPCDASLTGGQCRTFHTAAEIPR
- the CREBL2 gene encoding cAMP-responsive element-binding protein-like 2 isoform X2: MDDSKVVGGKVKKPGKRGRKPAKIDLKAKLERSRQSARECRARKKLRYQYLEELVSSRERAICALREELEMYKQWCMAMDQGKIPSEIKALLTGEEQGKAQQNSTKLAKAGKTEANSSNP